Part of the Ornithodoros turicata isolate Travis chromosome 6, ASM3712646v1, whole genome shotgun sequence genome, GAACAGGTTGTAACAACACTGAAGACCTTAGGCCTCGACCCAGAAAAGTGCGTAGGTATAGCTACCGACGGCTGCAGCGTCATGGTGTCCGAGATCTGTGGCGCTGTGTCTGAGATCAAGAAACATGCGCCTAATGCGGTGCACTGCCCGTGCTTCAACCACGCACTCAACCTGTCTTTGTCCAAGTCCTGCAAAGTCCAAGCGATCAGAAATGCTGTTGGCATTATGAAAGAAGTAATTTCCTTCTTTGCGGCGTCATCGAAACGAAACGTGGTATTAAAGAGCACCCTTGGAGGCCAACTTAAAGGCCTTTGTGAGACGAGGTGGGTTGAACGGCACGACAGCGTTATACAGTTTCGAGAGTCCGTGGGCAGTGTGTCGAAAGCTCTTGATACCATTGCTGACTGGAAAGAGATGCAAAGCGCAGCGAAAGCAAAGACGCTCCGTGCTGCCATCAGTGACTCCGAATTCCTAGTAGCAATTGTTTGCTTGGCGGACATACTCGCGCACACTGTTCCACTGAGTCGTCTCTTTCAGAAGGAATATCTTGACGTTCGCACGGCTAGGAGCGCGTTGGCAGACACCATGACTGTTCTCCGCGACCGCAGAGAGAAAAGTGAAGAGGCATTTTCGGAGCTCTACAAGCAAGCCAGTGCCCTGGGAGAAGAACTGGGAACAGAGTTGCGGTCCCCACGTATAGCTAAGAGACAGACTCACAGGTGCAACGTCGCTACGGCCAATACAGAGAGCTACTACAGGATGTCACTGTACACTCCGTTAATGGATAATGTGCTGTCAGATTTAGAGACAAGGTTTACAACCGAGGCGGAAAGAGCATACGAGCTGTTCCTTTTTGTGCCCCCTCACACCTGTGCCACAGACGGCGTCGACAAGGAAGCTGTTTCTGCTATTGGGGAGCGGTATTCTGTGTTCATGGGGAATAGCGCGCCAATAGGACCACTTCTACTTCAAGCCGAGCTGAGGTTATGGCGCGAAAAGTGGAAGACCCAGACTGAGGTGCCGGGTACTGCTGTTGAAGCTCTGGACAAATGCGACAGGGAGGTCTTCCCTCTAATACGTACGCTTCTACAAGTACTGGCCACTCTCCCTGTTAGCGTAGCCAGTGCCGAACGGTCCTTCTCTACTCTCCGTCGGTTAAAATCGTGGATGAGGACACAGATGGCTGAAGAGCGCTTGACTGCGTTGGCATTGCTGCACACCCATAGGGACATTGCCATCGATACGCAAAGGGTCATCGATCGTTTCGCAAGTAAGGCTCGCGGACAACGGAGACTAGATTTTGTCATCTGAGTGATATTTATATACCAGTTCTCTGATGCACAATAAACATCAGTTTTGAGTTCACTGCATGTCAGTAACGCTATACAAAAATCACCTTTAACGAAGAAAAAACTGTCGCAGTTCCCCGCGGCAGGTACAGTAGAAGGGCCCCTTCTTGTCCCCCACCCCCACCGCACGCACAACAAGGCATAGGCATCTGAAGATTGAAAACACTATATAGAAATTCGCTTGAGACGTTGTCCGCCCCCCCAAaatgagggtctggatccgcccctggtcttGCATGGCCCTATAGAAGTTCTAGTGCCTAATAACAGTGGAGTCTTGCAATCTTCCAGAAAGGAACCTCATCTTTGTCCGTTTTGGTGCCACTGGCACAGTCATGCTCCTGTCAGTATAAGATGCAACCAGTTCATACGCCTGTTGAGGCACGGTTGTCTTTGACCTGCAGTTCATGGTAGCTTAGAGCATTGTGGCTGCCATGTGACTACATTTGCCACTTCCATGAGGACACCCGCAGTTCACCCTTGATATTTGTCCACTCCGTAAGGCCGTAATCTGCACACAATGAAGAACAATGTTTGCAGGATGCTCACATGAACAAACTTACACAAGAGACGAATAGTTCAAACTTCAGCACACATATCGTGTTAAACTTCTGCTTGTCTTTCGTCGATAAACCAAGATTGTCTTGAATGAAAAGTGACAGAAATAAGACCCGTTTCAGCCCTCCTGGAGGCACACTGTGCACCGAATGCTCCTTTGTTTACCTTTATGGAGCGTGCACATGGTTCCTCCAATCAGAACTGTCCTAGCAAtgtcactgtgacgtcatgtgtaTTGACGTCGTGCACTTGCGGAGCGTTTAGTGCTCTTTATATTTTTGGGGAAGTTTTGGAACAAGCCCTGCTATTTAGCGTTGTTGttcatagagcctgaagtttcagGGTTTAatccgattcttccccgaatttgcaccccgaattgaaggttgcctctttagggtgaaacccgatttttaccgggcaaattgccctcactgaggcatctgtaggaatgcacactaactcgtttggcagcaaacgcagtcacatcaccatttgtaccgagCCAgctcagttagtttgagtaactgagctcgatttctccccgaatttagcacagtggaagtttttccacctgaatttgcatgaatttagagcacatgtttatttacctgatttttactccctgaatttagaaaaacatatttccctAAAACTCCAAGCTCTAGTTATTCATAATAAGAGTTGAAGTCACGCTGACATAAACCCTGTCTCTGCATGTATCACCAAAATGTGTGCGTAAATTTATACATACACAGCCTGTATGCTACCATAGTCAAATTCACCAGCTTGACTGCGTTTTCTTTCTACGCTCTAAGGAACTGTTATAACGCAGGCAAATCATCGGTGGAAATGTACCGCCAGTGTCTGCTCGCGGGCTGTCGCTGCATTGAGCTCGACTGCTGGACTGGACGCAACTCCGACGAGGAGCCCATCATCACCCATGGCTACACAGTAGTTACAGAGATACTCCTCAAGGAAGTAATTGAAGCCATCGCTGAGAGCGCCTTCAAGACGTCCGAGTTCCCCGTCATCCTCTCGTTTGAAAACCACTGTTCACCCAAACAGCAGGCCAAGATGGCCATGTACTGCCGCAAGTTCTTCGCAGACATGCTCGTCACGGAACCACTCTCCAGCCATCCATTGAAGAGTGGCCAGCCACTGCCTTCTGCCAAGCAGCTAATGCGGAAGATCATCatcaagaacaagaagaagcaTCATACTCGGCCTCACAAGGCTCCTCCCCCTCAGGGGGTGGTGAGAGAGGAAACGGAATCCGGGGAGTCGGATGCTCTCATGTCGTCGCCATTAGATAGCAGTGGGATCGGGAGCAGCGAGA contains:
- the LOC135398646 gene encoding 52 kDa repressor of the inhibitor of the protein kinase-like, yielding MKRASLQKIDSFFSRAPKHALQTSIQDSEEVAAPAISQSGSSTLPTDDSDADANPQIACAMPASAVADGNGSRHERSHSAEHECELSNTMSDSGRNDGSAAAFLLDVGSFVGKHVDDFTKRRLLESHWHPAENYSFPYSVHKKGGKEEKRYVSHSHLSKFNWLVLSKCQSGLYCKYCALFTTGSVGGYQRNVTLQKLVTKPLRTFARLLGKDGDLPLHEATRYHKEAVQAAKAFLACADAPETCVANQVSCQRLHQVDENRKRLLPIIDSIIFLGRQGIPFRGHRDDGMLADCSQGTSLTSNEGNFRELLRFRVASGDTELQKHLASTSSRATCISKTTQNELIQCCGEEVLATVTGRVHESGMYSVMFDETTDLAHMSQLSLILRYVHKNVVREDFVQFVDLRRVSSDTDTSINIEEPVLTGKILGEQVVTTLKTLGLDPEKCVGIATDGCSVMVSEICGAVSEIKKHAPNAVHCPCFNHALNLSLSKSCKVQAIRNAVGIMKEVISFFAASSKRNVVLKSTLGGQLKGLCETRWVERHDSVIQFRESVGSVSKALDTIADWKEMQSAAKAKTLRAAISDSEFLVAIVCLADILAHTVPLSRLFQKEYLDVRTARSALADTMTVLRDRREKSEEAFSELYKQASALGEELGTELRSPRIAKRQTHRCNVATANTESYYRMSLYTPLMDNVLSDLETRFTTEAERAYELFLFVPPHTCATDGVDKEAVSAIGERYSVFMGNSAPIGPLLLQAELRLWREKWKTQTEVPGTAVEALDKCDREVFPLIRTLLQVLATLPVSVASAERSFSTLRRLKSWMRTQMAEERLTALALLHTHRDIAIDTQRVIDRFASKARGQRRLDFVI